The Streptomyces sp. NBC_01298 genome contains the following window.
GTCGCCGGAACTCCGGTCCAGCGCACGGAGTACGTGTTCCAGCCGGAGCTGGTGGTCCGGGGGTCCACGGGGCAAGGGCCCGGCTAGAGCCAAACCATTCGGAATTACTGAAAGGAAAGATCGAAAACCATCGATGGACGTGAGTGATCGCGGGCTGTGAGAGTTGTCGGTGTCACCCCAACTCCCTTGCACACACAGCTGAAAGGCGTCTCCCACCCATGCGACCTTCCCCCGCCCACCAGCCCGCTTCCGCCGAGTCCGCCTACGCCGCTCCGTACGTCTCCGGTGACCCGTACGCCGACTACCGCGGCACCGACGCCGCCTTCACCCGGCTGACCGACCTCGCCGACCGCCGGCTCGGCGCGGGAGTCGTCGCGGCCAACGACGAGTTCTTCGCGGACCGGGAGAAGCTCCTCTCCCGCACCCCCGCCGTCTTCGACGTCCACGACTACGGGAACAAGGGCAAGGTCATGGACGGCTGGGAGACCCGCCGCCGCCGCGGAGCCGACGCCGCCAACCCCTTCCCTACCGACGCCGACCACGACTGGGCCCTGGTCCGCCTCGGCGCCGCCGGCGTCATCCGCGGCGTCGTCGTGGACACCGCCCACTTCCGGGGCAACTTCCCCCAGCAAGTCAGCATCGAGGCAGCCGCGTTCGACGGCACGCCCTCCGTCGCCGAACTCCAGGAGGACGGCCGCGCCTGGCACGTCATCCTGCCCCGTACCCCCGTCCGCGGCCACGCCGCCAACGCGTTCCCCATCGACTCCGACCGCCGCTGGACCCACCTGCGGATCAACCAGCACCCCGACGGCGGCATCGCCCGCCTCCGCGTCCACGGCGAGGTCGTCCCCGACCCGGAGTGGCTGGGCCTCCTCGGAACCTTCGACGTGGCCTGCGTCGCCAACGGCGGCAGCGTGACGGACGCGTCGGACGGCTTCTACTCCTCGCCGGGCAACACGATCATGCCGGGGCTCTCGCAGAAGCAGGACGACGGCTGGGAGACCCGGCGCCGCCGCGACAAGGGCAACGACTGGATCGAGTACCGGCTCGCCGCGCAGAGCGAGATCCGTGCGGTGGAAGTCGACACGGCGTACCTGAAGGGCAACGCCGCCGGCTGGGTGTCCCTGTCGGTCAAGGACGGCGACGCCGCCGACTGGACCGAGGTGCTGCCCCGGACCGCCCTCCAGCCCGACACCCTGCACCGCCTCCCCCTGACGGTCCCCGCCACGGCCACCCACGCCCGCCTGGACGTCTACCCCGACGGCGGCCTGGCCCGCCTGCGCCTCCACGGCAACCTCACCCAGACCGGCGCGGCCGCCCTGACCGCCCGCGCGACCCGGGCGACGCGCGGGG
Protein-coding sequences here:
- the alc gene encoding allantoicase, whose product is MRPSPAHQPASAESAYAAPYVSGDPYADYRGTDAAFTRLTDLADRRLGAGVVAANDEFFADREKLLSRTPAVFDVHDYGNKGKVMDGWETRRRRGADAANPFPTDADHDWALVRLGAAGVIRGVVVDTAHFRGNFPQQVSIEAAAFDGTPSVAELQEDGRAWHVILPRTPVRGHAANAFPIDSDRRWTHLRINQHPDGGIARLRVHGEVVPDPEWLGLLGTFDVACVANGGSVTDASDGFYSSPGNTIMPGLSQKQDDGWETRRRRDKGNDWIEYRLAAQSEIRAVEVDTAYLKGNAAGWVSLSVKDGDAADWTEVLPRTALQPDTLHRLPLTVPATATHARLDVYPDGGLARLRLHGNLTQTGAAALTARATRATRGE